Proteins co-encoded in one Listeria ivanovii subsp. ivanovii genomic window:
- a CDS encoding dihydrofolate reductase: protein MIIFVWAQDRDGNIGKANKMPWYLPGDLQFFKKTTTGKTLVMGRKTYESLGKALPNRKTIVLTRDKELHLSDAEVLHSRDEVLDLANTGEPIYVVGGAEIYRLFMDVADKLIVTKIDAEFDADTAFPEVDWENFSEVAKEAHEKDEKNKYNYTFYTYERN, encoded by the coding sequence ATGATTATTTTTGTTTGGGCACAAGATCGCGACGGCAATATTGGAAAAGCAAACAAGATGCCGTGGTACTTACCAGGGGATTTACAGTTTTTCAAAAAAACGACCACTGGAAAAACACTCGTCATGGGACGGAAAACCTACGAATCGTTAGGAAAGGCTTTACCTAATAGAAAGACTATCGTGTTAACAAGAGATAAGGAACTGCATTTAAGTGACGCAGAAGTCCTTCATTCGCGGGATGAGGTGTTGGATCTTGCGAACACAGGCGAACCAATTTATGTAGTTGGTGGTGCAGAAATCTATCGCTTATTCATGGATGTGGCAGATAAGTTAATTGTTACAAAAATTGATGCCGAGTTTGATGCAGATACCGCATTTCCAGAAGTGGATTGGGAAAATTTTTCGGAAGTCGCAAAAGAAGCTCATGAAAAAGATGAAAAAAATAAGTACAACTATACATTTTATACGTACGAAAGAAATTAG
- a CDS encoding thymidylate synthase: MKQYLDLEKYVLENGTQKGDRTGTGTISTFGYQMRFDLQAGFPIMTTKRVPFKLVVSELLWFLHGDTNIRYLLQHKNNIWNEWAFERFVKSSDYTGEDMTNFGLRAEKDPAFKEVYQAEMEKFKARILEEEEFASKYGELGNIYGKQWREWKTSQGETIDQLADLIEMIKTNPNSRRLIVSAWNPEDIPNMALPPCHSLFQFYVADGKLSCQLYQRSADIFLGVPFNIASYALLTHLIAREVGLDVGEFIHTMGDAHLYNNHIEQVKEQLTRTPHTLPKLVLSDKPATIFDFDVADISLDGYHPDSAIKAPISV, translated from the coding sequence ATGAAACAATATTTGGATTTAGAAAAATACGTTTTAGAGAATGGAACACAAAAAGGAGATCGCACTGGAACTGGGACAATCAGTACATTTGGTTATCAAATGCGTTTTGATTTACAAGCGGGTTTTCCGATTATGACAACGAAACGTGTGCCATTCAAACTGGTAGTAAGTGAATTACTATGGTTTTTACATGGAGATACGAATATTCGCTACCTTTTACAACATAAAAATAATATTTGGAACGAATGGGCTTTTGAACGTTTTGTAAAAAGTTCCGATTATACAGGCGAAGATATGACAAACTTTGGCTTGCGAGCGGAGAAGGATCCAGCATTCAAAGAAGTGTATCAAGCAGAAATGGAAAAATTCAAAGCGCGTATTTTGGAAGAAGAAGAATTTGCCAGTAAGTACGGTGAACTAGGTAATATTTACGGCAAACAATGGCGTGAATGGAAAACTTCACAAGGAGAAACGATTGATCAGTTAGCAGATTTGATTGAAATGATTAAAACGAATCCGAACTCGCGCCGGTTGATTGTCTCTGCTTGGAATCCAGAAGATATCCCGAATATGGCTTTACCTCCGTGTCACTCATTGTTCCAATTTTATGTGGCAGATGGGAAACTGTCGTGCCAGCTTTACCAACGTAGCGCCGACATATTTTTAGGAGTTCCATTTAATATTGCCAGTTACGCACTTTTGACACATTTAATTGCTCGTGAAGTGGGACTAGATGTAGGGGAGTTTATCCATACAATGGGAGATGCACATCTTTATAACAATCATATCGAACAAGTGAAAGAGCAATTAACAAGAACTCCGCACACGCTTCCGAAATTAGTGCTTTCCGATAAGCCAGCCACTATTTTTGATTTTGATGTGGCAGATATTTCACTAGACGGCTATCATCCAGATTCAGCGATAAAAGCACCAATTTCAGTATAA
- a CDS encoding ABC-F family ATP-binding cassette domain-containing protein produces the protein MKQLKVENLTKTYGEKSLFENISLTITEGERIGLIGVNGTGKSTLLQIISGSESGDKGTVTKAKDYTIGYLAQDPVFNEEDTVLSAVFDGDTAALRAMRKYEEVLLAMSLDSENTKLHDAYTAASQEMDASAAWDMNTEAKTILERLGITDLTAKISELSGGQRKRVGLAQVLIETPDLLILDEPTNHLDFQSIRWLEEYLNRFKGAVLLVTHDRYFLDRVTNHMVELDRGSAYRYVGNYEKFMESKAVRMENEVRESEKNKNLYRKELAWMRRGPQGRATKQNARQDRFHDLEKKVKTKTDDSELAIDFVTSRLGKDVFELKNLEKHFDEKQVLQDFSLIIQPGERLGITGNNGTGKSTLLNMLAGKLAPDAGEVITGQTVQIGYYTQQNEEMDPDMRMIAYLQEAGEQVTTSGGEVISVSAMLERFLFPPNSHGKKIGSLSGGEKRRLFLLRILMERPNVLLLDEPTNDLDTQTLTVLEDYLESFNGTVITVSHDRYFLDKVVNKLLVFRAIGEVEIFYGEYSDYLRELEAKGKPAKSMKKMANTSAEKAAPEKKEKVKLTYQEQIEWDGIEGAISKLEQTIETLNKTLEKTGADFTKAAEISEEITAKETELEEMMERWEFLSQYAE, from the coding sequence ATGAAACAATTAAAAGTAGAAAATTTAACCAAAACATATGGTGAAAAAAGCCTATTTGAGAATATCTCACTAACCATTACAGAAGGTGAGCGAATTGGTTTAATTGGTGTGAATGGCACCGGAAAATCAACCTTATTGCAAATTATCTCTGGAAGCGAATCGGGAGACAAAGGAACCGTCACGAAAGCGAAAGACTACACGATTGGCTATTTAGCACAAGATCCTGTTTTTAATGAGGAAGATACAGTTCTTTCAGCAGTTTTTGATGGGGATACAGCGGCGCTCCGAGCAATGCGTAAATATGAAGAAGTACTACTTGCTATGTCACTTGATTCAGAAAACACCAAGCTTCATGATGCCTATACAGCTGCGAGTCAAGAAATGGATGCAAGTGCAGCTTGGGATATGAACACGGAAGCAAAAACAATTTTAGAACGACTTGGGATTACCGATTTAACAGCCAAAATTAGCGAGCTTTCTGGTGGACAACGAAAAAGGGTCGGGTTGGCGCAAGTTTTAATTGAAACGCCGGATTTACTTATTTTAGATGAACCTACTAACCACTTGGATTTTCAGTCCATTCGTTGGTTAGAAGAGTATTTGAATCGTTTCAAAGGTGCCGTACTGCTCGTAACCCATGACAGGTATTTCCTGGATCGTGTGACAAATCATATGGTTGAGCTAGACCGTGGTTCTGCATATCGATACGTTGGTAATTACGAGAAATTCATGGAATCAAAAGCTGTTCGAATGGAAAACGAAGTCCGCGAATCCGAGAAAAATAAAAACCTTTATCGGAAAGAACTTGCTTGGATGCGTCGCGGTCCTCAAGGTCGAGCAACGAAACAAAATGCAAGACAAGACCGATTTCATGATTTAGAGAAAAAAGTGAAAACAAAAACGGATGACTCCGAACTAGCGATTGATTTTGTTACTAGTCGTTTAGGAAAAGATGTCTTTGAACTTAAAAACTTAGAAAAACACTTTGACGAAAAACAAGTATTACAAGATTTCAGTTTAATTATCCAGCCGGGTGAACGTCTTGGAATTACTGGTAATAATGGAACTGGAAAATCCACTTTGCTTAACATGCTTGCCGGAAAGCTAGCACCAGATGCTGGTGAAGTTATTACTGGGCAAACGGTTCAAATTGGTTACTACACGCAACAAAATGAAGAAATGGACCCAGATATGCGAATGATTGCTTATTTACAAGAAGCGGGAGAACAAGTCACGACTTCCGGTGGCGAGGTAATCAGCGTGAGTGCCATGCTAGAACGATTTTTATTTCCACCAAACTCGCATGGTAAGAAAATTGGCAGTTTGTCGGGTGGCGAAAAAAGACGTTTATTCTTACTACGAATTTTGATGGAACGGCCAAATGTTTTACTATTAGATGAACCTACTAATGATTTAGATACGCAAACACTTACCGTATTAGAAGATTATTTGGAATCATTTAATGGAACAGTAATTACCGTAAGTCACGATAGATATTTCTTAGATAAAGTAGTTAATAAGCTGCTAGTTTTCCGAGCAATTGGCGAAGTAGAGATTTTCTACGGTGAGTACAGCGATTATTTACGAGAACTCGAAGCTAAAGGAAAACCAGCAAAATCAATGAAAAAAATGGCCAATACTTCCGCAGAAAAAGCCGCTCCGGAAAAAAAGGAAAAAGTGAAGCTGACATATCAAGAACAAATAGAGTGGGATGGTATTGAGGGAGCGATTAGTAAATTAGAACAAACGATAGAAACTTTAAATAAAACACTGGAAAAAACAGGAGCGGATTTTACAAAAGCAGCAGAAATTAGTGAGGAAATTACTGCAAAAGAAACGGAACTTGAGGAAATGATGGAACGCTGGGAATTTTTATCACAATATGCGGAATAA
- a CDS encoding formate--tetrahydrofolate ligase — MSNKVKSDIEIASNAEILPITTIAERLGLDADALELYGKYKAKLSYDTIHSLTDKQPGNLVLVTAINPTPAGEGKSTVTVGLGDALSRKDKKTVIALREPSLGPTMGIKGGATGGGFAQVIPMEDINLHFTGDFHAITAANNALSAFIDNHMQQGNELEIDGRRIVWKRVVDLNDRALRKVVVGLGGPIQGVPREDGFDITVASEIMAIICLASDLKDLKRRLSEIVIGYNYKKEPITVGEMGYEGALTLLLKDALKPNLVQTLEHTPAIVHGGPFANIAHGCNSVSATSTALKLGDYVVTEAGFGADLGAEKFLDIKVPALGKAPDCVVIVATIRALKMHGGALKTELSEENVDALQKGFTNLQKHTESIETFGIPYVVAINKFITDSEAEVAKLEALCKENGIPFSLTEVWEKGGAGGLELADKVIAAVESGKADYKRIYDDAWSMEEKLDAIVTKVYGGIGVELSSKAQKQIIDFKKYGWDRYPICMAKTQYSLSDDPTLLGRPTDFVIHIREFIPKLGAGFVVALTGDVMTMPGLPKKPAALNMDVDENGNAKGLF, encoded by the coding sequence ATGTCAAATAAAGTGAAATCAGATATTGAAATTGCATCGAATGCTGAAATTCTACCAATTACAACAATTGCAGAACGTTTAGGACTTGATGCGGATGCACTCGAACTTTACGGCAAGTATAAAGCGAAATTATCCTATGATACCATTCACTCTTTAACAGACAAACAACCAGGAAATCTTGTACTTGTGACAGCAATAAATCCAACACCAGCTGGTGAAGGGAAATCTACTGTAACTGTAGGACTTGGAGATGCACTCTCCAGAAAAGATAAAAAAACAGTCATTGCACTTCGAGAACCATCACTTGGACCTACTATGGGAATCAAAGGTGGAGCAACAGGTGGAGGCTTTGCGCAAGTTATCCCAATGGAAGATATTAACTTGCATTTTACTGGTGACTTTCATGCAATAACAGCTGCTAACAATGCGTTATCAGCGTTTATTGATAACCATATGCAACAAGGTAACGAGCTCGAAATTGATGGTAGACGCATTGTTTGGAAGCGTGTGGTTGACCTAAATGACCGCGCACTTAGAAAGGTAGTTGTCGGTCTAGGTGGTCCTATTCAAGGGGTTCCACGTGAAGACGGTTTTGATATTACGGTGGCATCAGAAATCATGGCAATTATTTGTTTAGCAAGTGATTTAAAAGACCTAAAAAGACGTCTTAGCGAAATTGTCATTGGTTATAATTATAAAAAAGAACCGATTACTGTTGGTGAAATGGGGTACGAAGGAGCATTAACTTTACTTTTAAAAGATGCCCTAAAACCTAATTTAGTCCAAACTTTAGAACATACACCAGCCATTGTCCATGGTGGTCCTTTTGCCAATATTGCTCATGGTTGTAATAGTGTATCCGCGACAAGCACAGCGTTAAAACTAGGTGATTATGTAGTAACAGAAGCAGGATTTGGTGCAGATTTAGGTGCAGAGAAGTTTTTAGACATTAAAGTTCCTGCTCTTGGAAAAGCACCCGATTGTGTCGTTATCGTTGCGACAATTCGCGCACTGAAAATGCACGGTGGCGCCTTAAAAACGGAGCTTAGTGAAGAAAATGTCGATGCACTTCAGAAAGGTTTTACTAATTTACAAAAACATACAGAATCGATTGAAACATTCGGCATTCCTTATGTTGTCGCTATCAATAAATTTATCACCGATTCAGAGGCAGAAGTGGCGAAACTAGAAGCTTTATGCAAGGAGAACGGGATACCATTTTCATTAACAGAGGTTTGGGAAAAAGGTGGAGCTGGCGGATTAGAGCTAGCGGATAAAGTAATCGCTGCTGTAGAAAGTGGAAAAGCAGACTACAAACGCATTTACGACGATGCATGGTCGATGGAAGAAAAATTAGATGCAATTGTTACGAAAGTTTATGGTGGAATTGGTGTGGAATTATCAAGTAAAGCACAAAAGCAAATTATCGACTTCAAAAAATATGGTTGGGATAGATACCCGATTTGCATGGCAAAAACACAATATTCCTTATCGGATGATCCAACACTACTTGGTCGGCCGACAGATTTTGTCATTCATATTCGCGAATTCATTCCAAAACTTGGTGCGGGATTTGTTGTTGCTTTAACCGGGGATGTAATGACGATGCCTGGTTTACCGAAAAAACCTGCAGCGCTAAATATGGACGTTGACGAAAATGGAAATGCGAAAGGCTTATTCTAA
- the mntR gene encoding transcriptional regulator MntR, which yields MPTPSMEDYIEKIYSLIETKGYARVSDIADELFVHPSSVTKMVQKLDKDEYLIYEKYRGLILTPKGKQIGKRLLERHALLESFLSIIGVESSHIYHDVEGIEHHLSWNSIDRIGDVVKFFEEHPDALKALKAMEVNRPETKE from the coding sequence ATGCCAACACCTAGTATGGAAGATTATATCGAAAAAATCTATTCCCTAATTGAAACGAAAGGTTATGCCAGAGTTTCGGATATTGCAGATGAATTATTTGTCCATCCATCTTCAGTAACAAAAATGGTACAGAAATTGGATAAAGATGAGTATTTAATCTATGAAAAATATCGCGGATTAATATTGACACCTAAAGGAAAACAAATAGGGAAAAGATTGCTGGAAAGACACGCATTACTAGAAAGCTTTTTAAGTATTATTGGCGTAGAATCCTCCCATATTTATCACGATGTGGAAGGAATTGAACACCATTTAAGCTGGAATTCTATTGACCGAATCGGGGATGTTGTGAAGTTTTTTGAAGAACATCCAGATGCTCTAAAAGCACTCAAGGCAATGGAAGTGAATAGACCGGAAACGAAGGAATAA
- the cspD gene encoding cold-shock protein CspD has product MQNGKVKWFNNEKGYGFIESDGGEDIFVHFTAIQGDGYKSLEEGQAVTFEVVEGNRGAQAANVEKA; this is encoded by the coding sequence ATGCAGAATGGGAAAGTAAAATGGTTTAACAATGAAAAAGGTTACGGTTTTATCGAATCAGACGGCGGCGAAGATATTTTTGTTCACTTCACAGCAATCCAAGGTGATGGCTACAAATCTTTAGAAGAAGGCCAAGCGGTCACTTTTGAAGTGGTAGAAGGTAACCGTGGGGCTCAAGCTGCGAATGTAGAAAAAGCCTAA
- a CDS encoding ribonuclease HI family protein: MEVFVDGASAGNPGPSGAGIVLKADGIYEQLAIPLAVMTNHEAEFIAIKLGLEAALKKQATFIRLYSDSKVAIEAIQKRHAKNPLFKHHLDEILQMSDSLTLFFVEWRHVSQNKQADQLARQAIKKQKQPGK, translated from the coding sequence ATGGAAGTATTCGTGGACGGAGCAAGTGCAGGAAATCCTGGTCCAAGCGGCGCAGGGATAGTTTTAAAAGCAGATGGCATATATGAACAATTGGCAATTCCCCTAGCAGTTATGACGAACCATGAAGCGGAATTTATCGCGATTAAACTAGGTCTGGAAGCAGCCCTAAAAAAGCAAGCAACTTTCATTCGTCTATATTCAGATTCTAAAGTAGCGATAGAAGCCATTCAAAAGCGACATGCTAAAAATCCTTTATTTAAACATCATCTAGATGAAATTTTACAGATGAGTGATTCTTTAACATTGTTCTTTGTCGAATGGCGCCATGTCAGTCAAAATAAACAAGCCGATCAACTGGCACGTCAAGCTATAAAAAAACAGAAGCAACCTGGGAAATAG
- a CDS encoding 5'-3' exonuclease produces MSENRENLLVIDGMALLFRAFYATAVSKQFMFNQDGIPTNGVQGFMRHMFAAIRQSNPTHTLICWDMGSQTFRNELYDGYKAGRTAPPEEMIPQFDLAKEVATGFGFVNLGVPGFEADDCIGTITVQAASTISTTVLSGDKDLLQLIAPTNDVWIMQKGYGNYKRYNEATFFEEMGITPRQFIDVKALMGDTSDGYPGVRGIGEKTAIKLIQEHESIEGVLSNLDKLKPAQQTKIQEDLAMLELSQKLARIHTDVPLEMNLDNLKYHGFREDAFSVIEKYGLKTLTRDVE; encoded by the coding sequence ATGAGCGAGAATCGAGAAAATTTGCTTGTTATTGACGGAATGGCATTACTTTTCCGGGCTTTTTATGCAACGGCAGTTTCGAAGCAGTTTATGTTTAATCAAGATGGAATACCAACTAACGGGGTTCAAGGATTTATGCGTCATATGTTTGCGGCAATCCGCCAAAGTAATCCAACCCATACACTTATTTGTTGGGATATGGGTTCTCAGACATTTCGTAATGAACTTTATGATGGTTATAAAGCTGGCAGAACCGCTCCGCCAGAAGAAATGATTCCACAGTTTGATTTAGCCAAAGAAGTCGCAACTGGGTTTGGTTTTGTGAATTTAGGTGTACCAGGATTTGAAGCGGATGATTGTATTGGTACGATTACTGTCCAGGCAGCAAGTACTATTTCAACTACAGTACTAAGTGGTGATAAGGATTTATTACAACTGATTGCACCAACAAATGATGTCTGGATTATGCAAAAGGGGTATGGCAATTATAAACGATATAATGAAGCGACATTTTTTGAAGAAATGGGTATTACCCCGCGCCAATTCATTGATGTAAAAGCACTGATGGGGGATACCTCAGATGGATATCCTGGTGTTCGTGGAATTGGTGAAAAAACAGCCATCAAATTAATTCAAGAACACGAATCAATTGAAGGTGTTTTATCCAACCTCGATAAACTCAAGCCAGCACAGCAAACGAAAATTCAAGAAGACTTAGCGATGTTAGAACTAAGTCAAAAATTAGCTAGAATTCATACCGACGTACCACTTGAGATGAATTTGGATAACTTAAAATACCATGGTTTTAGAGAAGATGCTTTTTCTGTCATTGAAAAATATGGTCTAAAAACACTTACTCGAGACGTAGAATAA
- the rpsN gene encoding 30S ribosomal protein S14: MAKKSKVAKHEHQKALVEKYAELRRTLKAEGRFDELRKLPRDSSPTRVHNRCDLTGRPHGYMRKFGMSRIRFRELAHQGQLPGVKKASW; encoded by the coding sequence ATGGCTAAAAAATCAAAAGTAGCTAAACATGAGCATCAAAAAGCACTTGTAGAAAAGTACGCGGAATTACGTCGGACGCTAAAAGCAGAAGGTCGTTTTGACGAGTTACGCAAGCTTCCAAGAGATTCATCCCCTACAAGAGTGCATAATCGTTGTGACTTAACAGGTCGTCCACATGGTTATATGCGCAAATTTGGCATGTCACGGATTCGTTTTCGTGAATTAGCACATCAAGGACAATTACCCGGCGTTAAAAAAGCGAGCTGGTAA
- the chiA gene encoding chitinase ChiA, with the protein MNGKQIMFGGLSLLLVGTGLGAFGSTAQAATDDASIMPDISNKQVLVGYWHSWKSTGKDGYQQGSSADIALKDTPKAYNVVDVSFMKGDGINRIPTFKPVGISDSDFRAQVGALNKEGRAVLLALGGADGHVELRAGDEQAFANEIIRQVETYGFDGLDIDLEQSAITAGDNKTVIPDALKLVKDHYKAEGKNFLITMAPEFPYLKPGSAYESYLTSLANYYDYIAPQLYNQGGDGVWVDETNQWIAQNNDTLKESFLYYMADSFINGTRGYLKIPANKFVFGLPANVDAAATGYVTDPQIVKNVFTRLQAKGTPVKGIMTWSVNWDAGKNKAGVAYNNGFSNAYGPLVGTK; encoded by the coding sequence ATGAATGGGAAACAAATAATGTTTGGTGGTTTATCTTTACTTTTAGTTGGAACGGGGCTAGGGGCATTTGGGAGTACGGCGCAAGCAGCAACCGATGATGCGTCTATCATGCCCGATATATCAAATAAGCAGGTGCTAGTTGGATACTGGCATAGCTGGAAATCAACTGGAAAAGATGGCTATCAACAAGGAAGCTCTGCAGATATTGCGCTCAAAGATACGCCGAAAGCCTATAATGTAGTGGATGTTTCGTTTATGAAAGGGGACGGTATAAATCGCATTCCAACATTTAAACCTGTGGGAATAAGTGATAGCGATTTCAGAGCACAAGTAGGCGCTTTAAACAAAGAAGGTCGTGCAGTCTTACTAGCGCTTGGTGGTGCAGATGGACACGTTGAGCTAAGAGCAGGGGATGAGCAGGCTTTTGCAAATGAAATTATCCGCCAAGTGGAGACCTATGGATTTGATGGTTTAGATATTGATTTAGAACAAAGTGCGATTACAGCAGGTGACAATAAAACGGTCATTCCAGATGCACTTAAACTCGTCAAAGACCACTACAAAGCAGAAGGGAAAAACTTCTTAATCACAATGGCACCAGAATTCCCTTACTTAAAGCCAGGAAGTGCCTATGAAAGTTATTTAACTTCCCTTGCTAATTATTATGATTATATTGCCCCACAACTGTATAACCAAGGTGGTGATGGTGTTTGGGTGGATGAAACGAACCAATGGATTGCCCAAAACAATGACACACTGAAAGAATCATTCTTATATTATATGGCAGATTCTTTTATTAATGGAACACGCGGTTATTTAAAAATTCCTGCAAATAAATTTGTCTTTGGTTTACCAGCTAATGTAGATGCCGCTGCAACTGGTTATGTAACAGATCCGCAAATTGTCAAAAATGTCTTCACTCGCCTACAAGCTAAAGGGACACCTGTAAAAGGAATTATGACTTGGTCGGTTAACTGGGACGCTGGTAAAAATAAAGCTGGCGTTGCGTATAACAATGGCTTTTCAAATGCTTATGGGCCACTTGTAGGAACTAAATAA
- a CDS encoding nucleobase:cation symporter-2 family protein produces MLGKGKIAALGFQHVLAMYAGAVIVPLLIGAALGFNGEEMTYLVSIDIFMCGIATLLQLTVNRFFGIGLPVVLGCAVQAIAPIILIGQDMGIGAIYGSIIVSGLFVLLIAPFFSKVVRFFPPVVTGSVVTVIGLTLIPVAINNLAGGEGAKDFGSMYNLGLGFGTLLLIILVYRFGQGFSKAIAVLIGLVGGSIFAALYKGISLGPVSEASWFHMPKPFYFGTPTFEWPAIITMILIALVSMVESTGVYFALSDITERKLTKKDLTRGYRAEGLAIMLGGVFNTFPYTAYSQNVGLVQLSGIKTRKVIYAAAGFLIVLGLIPKIGAITTIIPTPVLGGAMVAMFGMVVAQGIKMLGKVNFVSQENLLIIACSVGVGLGVTVVPNLFNAFPAFVRLFTSNGIVAGSITAIALNIIFNMIPHRKAKEATNPEPQHAE; encoded by the coding sequence ATGTTAGGTAAAGGAAAAATTGCTGCTTTAGGATTTCAACATGTTCTTGCGATGTACGCAGGGGCAGTGATTGTGCCATTATTAATTGGTGCAGCACTAGGTTTTAACGGAGAAGAAATGACATACTTAGTTTCGATTGATATTTTTATGTGCGGGATTGCAACGCTCTTACAGTTAACGGTTAATCGTTTTTTTGGAATTGGTTTGCCAGTTGTATTAGGCTGTGCAGTTCAAGCGATTGCACCAATTATTTTAATTGGTCAAGATATGGGAATTGGCGCGATTTATGGCTCAATTATTGTTTCTGGTCTTTTTGTATTATTAATCGCTCCATTCTTTTCTAAAGTTGTACGTTTTTTTCCACCTGTTGTAACTGGATCAGTTGTGACAGTTATTGGCTTAACACTAATTCCGGTAGCGATTAATAATTTAGCTGGTGGAGAAGGTGCGAAAGATTTTGGTTCGATGTATAATCTTGGTCTTGGGTTTGGCACTTTATTGTTAATTATTTTAGTCTATCGATTTGGTCAAGGCTTTTCAAAAGCAATTGCTGTTCTAATTGGGCTTGTTGGTGGTTCTATTTTTGCGGCACTTTATAAAGGTATTTCACTTGGGCCTGTAAGTGAGGCTAGCTGGTTTCATATGCCGAAACCATTTTACTTTGGAACTCCAACATTTGAGTGGCCAGCAATTATTACGATGATTTTAATTGCACTTGTTAGTATGGTAGAATCAACCGGAGTTTATTTTGCTTTATCGGATATTACGGAGCGTAAACTGACGAAAAAAGATTTGACTCGTGGTTACCGGGCGGAAGGTCTTGCAATTATGCTTGGCGGTGTTTTTAATACTTTTCCATATACCGCTTATTCCCAAAATGTTGGCTTAGTTCAGCTTTCCGGAATTAAAACGCGTAAAGTTATTTATGCAGCTGCTGGTTTTTTAATTGTCTTAGGGCTAATTCCTAAAATCGGAGCGATTACAACGATTATTCCAACGCCAGTTCTTGGGGGAGCCATGGTTGCGATGTTTGGAATGGTTGTAGCACAAGGAATTAAGATGCTAGGCAAAGTCAATTTTGTCTCGCAAGAAAACTTATTAATAATTGCTTGTTCGGTTGGAGTTGGCTTAGGGGTAACCGTTGTCCCTAACTTATTTAATGCTTTCCCAGCCTTTGTTCGTTTATTTACTAGTAATGGCATTGTTGCTGGGAGCATTACAGCAATTGCGCTTAATATTATTTTTAATATGATTCCTCATCGTAAAGCGAAAGAAGCAACAAATCCTGAACCGCAACATGCAGAGTGA
- a CDS encoding xanthine phosphoribosyltransferase has product MKLLEEFIKEKGTVLPGNVLKVDAFLNHQIDPGLMQEIGNEFARRFKDLGITKIVTIESSGIAPAVFAGLALSVPVVFARKKKSVTLTDNLYTSTVYSYTKKESNDISVSKSFLTEEDTILVIDDFLANGQAVLGILEIAELAGAKVAGIGIVIEKSFQQGRALLNQTGIPVNALARIASLENEEILFLEEE; this is encoded by the coding sequence TTGAAACTACTGGAAGAATTTATTAAAGAAAAAGGGACCGTATTGCCAGGAAACGTCTTAAAAGTAGATGCTTTTTTAAATCACCAAATTGATCCTGGTTTGATGCAAGAAATCGGAAATGAATTTGCTCGGCGGTTCAAAGATTTAGGTATTACCAAAATAGTAACGATTGAATCATCAGGTATTGCTCCCGCAGTTTTTGCAGGATTAGCGCTTTCAGTTCCAGTTGTTTTTGCTCGGAAGAAAAAATCGGTCACACTGACAGATAACCTTTATACTAGTACGGTTTATTCTTATACCAAAAAGGAATCGAATGATATCTCTGTTTCGAAATCATTTTTAACCGAAGAAGATACAATTTTAGTTATTGATGACTTTCTTGCTAATGGACAGGCTGTACTTGGAATACTTGAAATTGCTGAACTTGCTGGAGCCAAAGTAGCGGGAATTGGGATTGTCATTGAGAAATCATTCCAACAAGGTCGAGCATTATTAAATCAAACAGGGATTCCCGTAAACGCACTAGCTAGAATTGCCTCACTTGAAAACGAAGAAATCTTATTTTTAGAGGAGGAATAG